The nucleotide window CGAATTCGAGTGCGGGATATACCAGGGTGGAGGCCGCTCGACAGACCTGTGTTGCTTCGGCTGTCTCGACCATTCCTGAGACTACGAGCTACAGCCTCAGTTAGGTTCGGCAACTACTGTGAAGGGCAGGGCTTTCTCCTTGACTCTCCGTATCACGTGATACAGTTCGAGAACCGACTCACCCGAGCCGGTCGAACGCGACGCCCGCCGTGGGGAATCCCGGGTCGAACCCGCCGACGTCCGCAGCGACGAGTCGGCCGGCGGCGGGCGCGTACTGGATGCCGTTCGCGTTGAACGCGAGCACCGAGAGTCCGTCGACGTCAGTCGGGCCGAGGACGGGGTCGCCGTCGGGCGTCACCGTCCGAACGCCGACCCACTCGTCCACGACGGACGCTCCCCGAGTACCCGGACAGAGCCGACCGAGTACGTCGAGCGACCGGTCGCGGCGTGCGTCGGGCACGTCGTCCCCCACGCTGTCCGGGTCGAGCACGCTCGCGTCTTCGTACTGCCCGGGGAAGTGGCCGACGAACAGGCTCCCGTCCTGGTTCTGTCGGGTGTAGACGCCGCTCTCCTCGTGGTAGAGGGCAGGGAGGCCGTGCTCGTCTGTGTCGAGGACGAGCATCGGGCCGCGAGTGTTACGGACGGGAAGTGTCACGCCCGCCGTGTCGAGTAGCCGGCGATTCCAGGGGCCCGCGGCCGCGACGACCGCGTCCGCCCGTCGCCGACCTTCGGTGGTGCGGACGCCGGTCACCCGCCCGCCGTCGGTCAGCACGTCGGTCACGGTCGTGTCCGTCTCGACGGTCGCACCGCCAGCTCGTGCTCGGTCGAGCACCGTCCGTGCGAGCGCGGCCGGGTCGTCGACGTAGCCGACGCCGGGGCTGTAGAGCGCGCCGGTCACCTCGTCCGTCGCGAGCCCCGGCAGAACGAGCGTCTCGTCGAGGGTATCCCCGGAGAGATACTGCACGGGTGCGCCCTTCGTCGCCGTCGCCGTCGACCCCGCAACGGTGCGGCCGAACGCGGACTCGAAGTCGGCGCGAACGTCGGCGTCGCCCGCGGGGGTCGTGGCGAGTCGGAGCCGTCCGCCGTGGACGAACCGCACCCTGGATCCGGCCGTCGACAGTAACCGCCCGTAGTACCGGATACCGTACCGGAGCAGCGGGACGCACGCGGGCGACTCGTGGCCCCAGAACCCCACGAACGCGCCGGACCTCGCGGTCGTCTCGGCTGCGGGGGCCGCGCCGCGTTCGAGGACGAGTACCTCCGCGTCCGTCTCCCGGGCGAGGTGGTCTGCCGCGCTCGCCCCGGCGATACCGGCACCCACCACGACGACTCGGTCGGCGTCGGTCATCGCTCGGTCACCACCGTTCCGGTGTCCGCCCCCTCGCCGTGGTACGTGCGACCGACGTACTCCGAGGTGAACGCCTGGACGAGCGCGCGGTACCCGGGACGGAACGCGAGGGTGTCCCCGACCGAGACGTCCGCGTCCGCGTCGGTGATGTCGCAGACGGTGTGGTCGCTGCTCGCGCCGACCACCTCGACGCCGTCAGCGAGGGGGACGAGCTCGTCGGTGACGACGTCCTGCTCGCCGACGGCGACGATGGCCCGCTCGCGGACGCCCCGGTCCTCGAACCCGGGACGGTCGCCGTCGACGTCGTGGCCACGTGGCCCCGCCGGCGTCGAGGGTTTGCGCTTGCACTCGATGACCTCCGCACGCAGGGTGAACGCATCATCCCGGAGGTAGGGGACCGTCCGGTCACGCGTGACGTCGGTCCCGAGGAGGATGGCCTCCCCGACGCGGAGCTCGTTCACGCGGTCGGGGAGCGTCCCCGCCTCGACGAGCGGGAGGGTGACGCTGCTCCCGCCCGAGACGACGGAGAACCGACGGTCGAGCGCCGCCTCGCTCTCCTCGACGAGCGAGACGAACTCCGCCATCGAGGCCGCCGTCGGCAGCACCCCGCCGAAACAGCCGACGTTGGTCCCGACGCCGACGACACGGACACCGTCGAGTTCGACCGCGCGACGGAGCGTCGGCAGGAGGTCCTCGGGGAGCACGCCTTCGCGACGGTCGCCCGTGTCGACCATCACGACCACGTCGTGTTCGACGCCGCGCTCGCGGGCCGCGTTCGCGACGGCCTCGA belongs to Haloarchaeobius salinus and includes:
- a CDS encoding alanine/ornithine racemase family PLP-dependent enzyme; the encoded protein is MAPPSTRGVDAPTVHVDLDVVRENTRAVCARFDGRVVGVTKAVTGDPAVARAMLDGGVDGIGDSRILNLARLAEHVDAERTLLVSSMRDRDRVVTAADRSLHSEVAVLEAVANAARERGVEHDVVVMVDTGDRREGVLPEDLLPTLRRAVELDGVRVVGVGTNVGCFGGVLPTAASMAEFVSLVEESEAALDRRFSVVSGGSSVTLPLVEAGTLPDRVNELRVGEAILLGTDVTRDRTVPYLRDDAFTLRAEVIECKRKPSTPAGPRGHDVDGDRPGFEDRGVRERAIVAVGEQDVVTDELVPLADGVEVVGASSDHTVCDITDADADVSVGDTLAFRPGYRALVQAFTSEYVGRTYHGEGADTGTVVTER
- a CDS encoding NAD(P)/FAD-dependent oxidoreductase, which encodes MTDADRVVVVGAGIAGASAADHLARETDAEVLVLERGAAPAAETTARSGAFVGFWGHESPACVPLLRYGIRYYGRLLSTAGSRVRFVHGGRLRLATTPAGDADVRADFESAFGRTVAGSTATATKGAPVQYLSGDTLDETLVLPGLATDEVTGALYSPGVGYVDDPAALARTVLDRARAGGATVETDTTVTDVLTDGGRVTGVRTTEGRRRADAVVAAAGPWNRRLLDTAGVTLPVRNTRGPMLVLDTDEHGLPALYHEESGVYTRQNQDGSLFVGHFPGQYEDASVLDPDSVGDDVPDARRDRSLDVLGRLCPGTRGASVVDEWVGVRTVTPDGDPVLGPTDVDGLSVLAFNANGIQYAPAAGRLVAADVGGFDPGFPTAGVAFDRLG